A genomic window from Struthio camelus isolate bStrCam1 chromosome 2, bStrCam1.hap1, whole genome shotgun sequence includes:
- the TMEM74 gene encoding transmembrane protein 74, with the protein MACMELLYLTKESRQAALGASGSWSLCPPPREPQQQRRDGGDLNAGAAAAGATLCCEKQDKSSPRAAAAEPTPASLPSPPGASSREYSAAPSSSQPCYQPNRLTGEEEAGKKKACCCSQELETSFTYVDENVNLEHARSPPSPLSGGCQDPLPQQGSCRERPPAWGHDSPSLVSEEDDATSEAASGKSVDYGFISAILFLVSGILLVIISYVVPRDVTVDPNTVAAREMERLENESARIGAHLDRCVIAGLCLLTLGGVVLSSLLMMSMWKGELYRRSRFTSSKESAKLYGSFNFRMKPGANDNMLELSLVEEDVLAIDN; encoded by the coding sequence ATGGCGTGCATGGAGCTGCTCTACCTCACCAAGGAGAGCAGGCAGGCCGCGCTGGGCGCCAGCGGCAGCTGGAGTTTGTGCCCCCCTCCCCGTGagccgcagcagcagcggcgcGATGGGGGCGACCTGAACGCGGGAGCAGCTGCTGCCGGGGCAACTCTGTGCTGCGAAAAGCAGGACAAGTCCTCGCCGAGGGCGGCCGCGGCTGAGCCGACCCCGGCATCCCTTCCCTCGCCTCCAGGCGCCTCTTCTCGGGAATACTCTGctgcccccagcagctcccagccctgctaccagcccaATCGCTTGactggggaggaggaagcagggaagaaaaaagcctgctgctgctctcaggaaCTTGAGACATCGTTTACCTACGTGGATGAAAATGTGAACCTGGAGCATGCAAGAAGTCCCCCCTCTCCTCTGAGCGGTGGCTGCCAGGACCCCCTTCCCCAGCAGGGCTCTTGCAGGGAGCGCCCACCTGCGTGGGGTCATGATTCCCCATCCCTGGTCTCCGAGGAAGATGACGCCACCTCAGAAGCGGCTTCGGGGAAATCCGTAGACTATGGGTTCATTAGTGCCATTTTGTTCCTGGTTAGTGGCATTTTGCTGGTGATTATTTCCTACGTGGTGCCCAGAGACGTGACTGTGGATCCCAACACGGTGGCCGCCAGGGAGATGGAGAGACTGGAGAACGAGAGTGCCAGGATTGGGGCTCACTTGGATCGATGCGTTATTGCCGGGTTGTGTCTCTTGACCCTGGGGGGAGTGGTGTTGTCCAGCCTGCTCATGAtgtccatgtggaaaggggagctgTACCGGAGGAGCAGGTTCACGTCCTCCAAGGAGTCTGCAAAGCTGTATGGGTCCTTCAATTTCAGAATGAAGCCTGGCGCAAATGATAATATGTTAGAGCTATCATTAGTTGAGGAAGATGTGCTTGCCATAGATAATTAG